The following proteins come from a genomic window of Carassius gibelio isolate Cgi1373 ecotype wild population from Czech Republic chromosome B8, carGib1.2-hapl.c, whole genome shotgun sequence:
- the ddx51 gene encoding ATP-dependent RNA helicase DDX51 has translation MALFMINRYLGEEEGSESSRESRSRALLAKLQEQVKAREQQSVSNTADEDEDHRGGKVQKKRKHKEPETEGAQRKTKTREHERKTDLTDEVASSAKKKKKLKTLSSEKESTNTGDKASDNETSVEITETSESGLEEGQKTEESVDPQISQEPKEESGSSQTTFHVLGGFEEKAVQKVKRVLPQWLAQPDVIQRDIKSNLIPISEVPGICPTLLKKLENNGIQNFFPVQAEVIPAVIESVSSGLLLGPGGYRPRDICVSAPTGSGKTLAFVIPVVQALSKRVVCEVRALAVLPTKELAQQVSKVFSTYTEGTGLKVVMITGQKSFAAEESALSESRGGVSHSLADIVVATPGRLVDHINKNSNFSLQHLRFLIIDEADRMIDGMHQSWLAQVTKAVYRSPGDTQTSVFRRILPGPITVASLTPPQIPLQKLLFSATLTQNPEKLQLLDLHQPRLFSSTHSRTETSTQGQDAFNFPQGLAEYYVPCTLSKKPLLILHFLLRLKFSPALCFTNSREAAHRLYLLVKLFGGVEVAEFSSKLNPSERQKTLKDFEQGKIPLLISTDAAARGIDINGVKCVINYDAPQYIRTYIHRVGRTARAGKAGSAFTFLLEVQEKSFLQMVTDAGSPGIERHFVKPQALKSMETHYEQTLAELGNVVKEENARKRF, from the exons ATGGCACTGTTTATGATAAATAG GTATTTAGGGGAGGAGGAGGGCAGTGAATCCAGCAGAGAGTCTCGCTCCAGAGCTTTACTAGCTAAACTTCAGGAGCAGGTCAAAGCCAGAGAACAGCAGAGCGTCTCAAACACAGCTGATGAAGACGAGGACCACCGGGGGGGAAAAGTACAGAAGAAGAGAAAACACAAAGAACCGGAGACGGAGGGAGCGCAGCGTAAAACAAAGACGAGGGAACATGAGAGGAAAACTGATCTTACTGATGAAGTTGCCAGTTCggctaaaaagaagaaaaaactgaaaacattgtCCAGTGAAAAGGAGAGCACAAACACAG gagATAAAGCATCCGATAATGAGACGTCTGTAGAGATCACAGAAACAAGTGAAAGTGGTCTAGAGGAAGGTCAGAAGACTGAGGAGTCTGTGGACCCTCAGATCAGTCAGGAGCCGAAGGAAGAGAGCGGCTCCTCCCAGACCACCTTCCACGTCCTGGGGGGCTTCGAAGAGAAGGCCGTGCAAAAG GTTAAAAGAGTATTGCCCCAGTGGTTGGCCCAGCCTGACGTTATTCAAAGAGACATTAAGAGCAACCTCATTCCCATCAGTGAGGTGCCAGGCATCTGTCCCACGCTCCTGAAGAAATTAGAAAACAACGGGATACAGAACTTCTTTCCAG TTCAAGCTGAGGTCATCCCTGCCGTCATCGAGAGCGTGAGCTCAGGGCTGCTGCTCGGTCCAGGTGGCTACAGACCCAGAGACATCTGTGTTTCTGCACCTACAGGGAGTGGAAAAACCCTGGCGTTCGTCATACCTGTTGTACAG GCATTGTCCAAGCGTGTGGTGTGTGAGGTCCGAGCGCTCGCTGTACTCCCCACCAAGGAGTTAGCACAACAG GTGTCAAAGGTGTTCAGCACATACACTGAGGGCACCGGTCTAAAGGTAGTCATGATCACAGGCCAGAAATCATTTGCTGCAGAGGAATCGGCGCTCTCTGAAAGCAG AGGAGGTGTTAGCCACAGTTTGGCTGATATTGTCGTGGCCACGCCAGGCCGCCTGGTGGATCACATCAACAAAAACAGCAACTTCAGTCTACAACATCTGCGATTCCTG ATTATTGACGAGGCGGACCGGATGATTGATGGCATGCATCAGTCGTGGCTCGCTCAGGTGACTAAAGCAGTGTACAGAAGCCCAGGTGACACACAGACGTCTGTCTTCAGGAGAATCCTGCCTGGCCCGATCACAGTGGCAAG TTTGACCCCTCCACAGATTCCTCTGCAGAAGCTGCTGTTTTCCGCCACTCTCACTCAAAACCCTGAGAAACTGCAGCTGTTGGATCTGCACCAGCCTCGACTCTTCAGTTCCACACACAGCAGGACAGAGACCAGCACACAAGGCCAGGACGCCTTTAACTTCCCTCAGGGTCTCGCT GAGTATTATGTCCCCTGCACCTTGAGCAAGAAACCGCTCCTCATCCTTCACTTCCTGCTTCGGCTCAAGTTCAGTCCTGCTTTGTGCTTCACAAACTCCAGAGAAGCAGCGCACCG ACTGTATTTGCTCGTGAAGCTGTTCGGCGGTGTGGAAGTGGCCGAGTTCTCCTCTAAACTCAACCCGAGTGAACGACAGAAAACACTGAAGGACTTTGAACAAGGGAAGATCCCACT GTTGATAAGCACAGATGCTGCTGCCAGAGGCATTGATATCAACGGTGTGAAATGTGTCATTAATTATGATGCTCCTCAATACATCCGAACATACATTCACAG GGTGGGCAGAACAGCGAGAGCAGGGAAGGCTGGGTCAGCATTCACCTTCCTTTTAGAAGTGCAG GAGAAGAGTTTCTTGCAGATGGTGACAGATGCTGGCAGTCCTGGCATCGAGAGGCACTTTGTGAAACCACAAGCTCTTAAAAGCATGGAGACCCACTATGAGCAAACTCTGGCTGAGCTCGGCAACGTTGTGAAG gAGGAAAATGCGAGGAAGCGTTTCTGA